The Collimonas fungivorans Ter331 genome has a segment encoding these proteins:
- a CDS encoding porin, producing MKKSLIALTVLGAIAGAAQAQSSVTIYGTVDAGVTYSNNNVPANNANDGRLGGSKFGVGSGNIDTSRIGFKGVEDLGGGLKALFQLEAGFNTDTGGFEQDKSLFNRKSVVGLGGNFGSVLLGRQSDVLDDYGHQYTSVKDFGNFVGSPHVGDRLEGSRTQNSIRYNSPSFSGVTASAIYGFGEEAGANSNGQAFGGGVAYDNGPLGAYLGYYQSKAGKNSADTAPLFQLNPVAEGDTMNKTFSLGASYQAGPARLYGNWSRINVPEQYKQNIFELGTDYALTAPLHLLASVQHTQYSLDGNTEGNSSKPQVTQVNLGVDYYLSKRTDLYTLASYAKGKNGAPVGDYSAPAVQNDAGKSNQAAVAIGIRHKF from the coding sequence ATGAAGAAATCACTAATCGCACTGACAGTACTCGGCGCAATCGCAGGTGCAGCACAAGCTCAAAGCTCCGTCACCATCTACGGTACCGTTGATGCCGGCGTTACCTACTCCAACAACAATGTTCCGGCTAACAATGCAAACGACGGCCGCCTAGGCGGCAGCAAGTTCGGCGTAGGCTCCGGCAACATCGATACTTCGCGCATCGGCTTCAAGGGCGTGGAAGATCTGGGCGGCGGCCTGAAAGCCCTGTTCCAGCTGGAAGCTGGCTTCAATACCGACACCGGCGGTTTCGAACAAGACAAGTCCCTGTTCAACCGTAAATCGGTAGTCGGCCTGGGCGGCAACTTCGGTAGCGTATTGCTGGGCCGTCAATCGGACGTCCTGGACGACTATGGTCACCAGTACACTTCCGTCAAGGATTTCGGCAATTTCGTCGGCAGCCCGCACGTTGGCGACCGCCTCGAAGGTTCGCGCACCCAGAATTCGATCCGCTATAACTCGCCAAGCTTCAGCGGCGTTACTGCCAGCGCCATTTACGGCTTCGGTGAAGAAGCTGGCGCCAACTCCAATGGCCAGGCTTTCGGCGGCGGCGTTGCTTATGACAATGGTCCTCTGGGTGCTTACCTGGGCTACTATCAGTCGAAGGCAGGCAAGAATTCCGCTGATACTGCGCCACTGTTCCAGCTGAACCCGGTTGCCGAAGGCGACACCATGAACAAGACTTTCAGCCTGGGCGCCAGCTACCAAGCTGGCCCAGCTCGCCTGTATGGCAACTGGTCGCGCATCAATGTTCCTGAGCAATACAAGCAGAACATTTTTGAACTGGGCACCGACTACGCTCTGACAGCCCCGCTGCACCTGCTGGCTTCGGTACAGCACACCCAGTACTCGCTGGACGGCAACACTGAAGGCAACAGTTCCAAGCCGCAGGTAACCCAAGTCAACCTGGGCGTGGATTACTACCTGTCCAAGCGTACCGATCTGTACACCCTGGCATCCTATGCCAAGGGCAAGAACGGTGCTCCGGTCGGCGACTACTCGGCTCCTGCGGTCCAGAACGACGCCGGCAAGAGCAACCAGGCTGCTGTTGCAATCGGCATCCGCCACAAGTTCTAA
- a CDS encoding porin yields MKKSLIALAVLGAIAGAAQAQSSVTIYGIVDTGIVYTSKALTSTGGTGSKFSINSGIIQGSRLGFKGVEDLGGGLKALFQLEAGFNNDTGGLQGDKGTTTLFRRKSVVGLGGNFGSVLLGRQTDILDDVSQWTSVQDFGGVTGSVGHNLDRLEGTRTNNSIRYNTPDVSGFTGSLIYGFGETAGQTSAGQSFGAGAQYANGPLGLFAAYYQSKLGSPTASDTSLINGSQVANFSGKSGDTALKTFSIGASYQAGPARLYGNWSRTKQPLATSSNSATTGILQPGSFTVGSFNNTKADIFELGVNYAVTAPLHLLASVQYNKLTFADAGADKGKLTQFNLGTDYFLSKRTDLYAFVSNLRAKDAVNPGVYGDSLGDTGNQTAVAVGIRHKF; encoded by the coding sequence ATGAAGAAATCACTAATCGCACTGGCCGTACTCGGCGCAATCGCAGGTGCAGCACAAGCTCAAAGCTCCGTCACTATCTACGGTATCGTTGACACTGGCATCGTTTACACAAGCAAAGCCCTGACATCTACTGGTGGTACAGGCAGCAAATTCAGCATCAACTCCGGCATCATCCAAGGTTCGCGTCTGGGTTTCAAAGGCGTTGAAGATCTGGGCGGCGGTCTGAAGGCTCTGTTCCAACTGGAAGCTGGTTTCAACAACGACACTGGCGGCCTGCAAGGCGACAAGGGTACAACTACTCTGTTCCGTCGTAAGTCGGTAGTCGGTCTGGGCGGCAACTTCGGTTCCGTCCTGCTGGGTCGTCAAACTGACATCCTGGACGACGTCAGCCAATGGACTTCGGTTCAAGACTTCGGTGGTGTAACTGGTTCCGTCGGTCACAATCTGGACCGTTTGGAAGGTACACGTACTAACAATTCGATCCGTTACAACACTCCAGACGTATCCGGCTTCACCGGTAGCCTGATCTATGGCTTCGGCGAAACAGCTGGTCAAACTTCGGCTGGCCAATCGTTCGGCGCTGGCGCTCAATACGCTAACGGTCCTCTGGGTCTGTTCGCTGCTTACTACCAATCGAAACTGGGTTCGCCAACAGCTAGCGACACTTCGCTGATCAACGGTTCGCAAGTAGCTAACTTCTCCGGCAAATCCGGCGACACAGCTCTGAAGACATTCAGCATCGGTGCTAGCTACCAAGCTGGTCCTGCACGCCTGTACGGTAACTGGTCGCGTACCAAGCAACCTCTGGCAACCAGCTCGAACTCGGCTACTACCGGCATCCTGCAACCAGGCAGCTTCACAGTTGGCAGCTTCAACAACACCAAGGCTGACATCTTCGAACTGGGCGTGAACTACGCTGTTACAGCTCCTCTGCACCTGCTGGCTAGCGTTCAATACAACAAGCTGACATTTGCTGATGCTGGCGCCGACAAGGGCAAGCTGACCCAATTCAACCTGGGTACAGACTACTTCCTGTCGAAGCGTACTGACCTGTATGCTTTCGTTTCGAACCTGCGCGCTAAGGATGCTGTCAATCCAGGCGTCTACGGCGACAGCCTTGGCGACACTGGCAACCAGACAGCAGTTGCTGTTGGTATCCGTCACAAGTTCTAA
- a CDS encoding DUF484 family protein, whose protein sequence is MSLPLDPDTVAQYLIDSPHFFEEHAELLAKIRLSSPLLGRAVSLQERQMEVLREKIKVQDLRLADMMRNAQENDASSHKLYAWTRSLLLARNDVDLPHTLVDGLRTSFGVPQATLRLWGVAEDYSHTWFAAEASEDAKIFANGLSLPFCGSNNDFEAAAWLEHHVQSVAMLPLRSAAASATFGLLVLGSPDPQRFSADMATDFLVQIGETASAALACLLE, encoded by the coding sequence ATGAGCCTCCCACTGGATCCCGATACTGTCGCCCAATATCTGATCGACTCTCCCCATTTTTTTGAAGAACATGCCGAACTGCTGGCCAAGATCCGCCTCAGCAGCCCTTTGCTCGGCCGTGCCGTTTCGCTGCAAGAGCGGCAAATGGAAGTGCTGCGCGAAAAAATCAAGGTGCAGGACCTGCGCCTGGCCGACATGATGCGCAACGCCCAGGAAAATGATGCGAGCTCGCACAAGCTGTACGCCTGGACCCGCAGCCTGCTGCTGGCGCGTAATGACGTTGACTTGCCGCACACGCTGGTCGATGGCCTGCGCACCAGTTTTGGCGTGCCCCAGGCCACCTTGCGCCTGTGGGGCGTGGCCGAGGATTATTCGCATACATGGTTTGCCGCGGAAGCTTCCGAGGATGCCAAGATTTTCGCCAATGGCTTGAGCCTGCCGTTTTGCGGCAGCAATAATGACTTCGAAGCAGCTGCCTGGCTGGAGCATCACGTCCAGTCGGTAGCCATGCTGCCCTTACGCAGCGCCGCCGCCTCGGCTACCTTCGGCCTGCTGGTGCTGGGCTCGCCCGATCCGCAACGCTTCAGCGCCGACATGGCCACCGATTTCCTGGTGCAGATTGGCGAGACCGCAAGCGCTGCGCTGGCCTGCCTGCTCGAGTAA
- the xerC gene encoding tyrosine recombinase XerC produces MSVDANQAYLSGYLDSLAGQRQLSAHTISNYGRDLKELASLTQALGDNWQFAAITHFHIRKFAAQLHSRGLNPSSIARKLSAWRGFFEWLAEQTTLASNPVEGVKAPKRTKPLPKAMAADDAIHLVASGNPLADAGSSMALCNQAMFELLYSSGLRVSELAGLDLHYSRQPDHESAGWIDLDAAEVTVTGKGGKKRSVPVGKPAIQAIAAWLPQRAALLKSDQGEHAAALFLTERGTRVSPRVVQLRLKHHAQSLGIASNVHPHVLRHSFASHMLQGSGDLRAVQELLGHASIAATQVYTSLDFQRLAQVYDAAHPRAKKITDK; encoded by the coding sequence ATGAGCGTCGACGCCAACCAGGCTTACCTCAGCGGCTATCTGGACAGCCTGGCGGGCCAGCGCCAGTTGTCAGCGCATACCATCAGCAACTACGGCCGCGACCTGAAAGAACTGGCAAGCCTGACGCAAGCATTGGGCGATAACTGGCAGTTCGCCGCCATAACCCACTTCCATATCCGCAAATTTGCCGCGCAATTGCATTCGCGCGGCTTGAATCCCAGCTCGATCGCGCGCAAGCTGTCGGCCTGGCGCGGATTTTTCGAATGGCTGGCGGAGCAGACCACGCTCGCCAGCAATCCCGTCGAAGGCGTGAAAGCCCCCAAGCGCACCAAACCGCTGCCGAAAGCGATGGCAGCAGACGATGCAATACACCTGGTCGCCAGCGGCAACCCGCTGGCCGATGCCGGCTCCAGCATGGCGCTGTGCAACCAGGCGATGTTTGAACTGCTGTATTCCAGCGGCCTGCGGGTTTCGGAACTGGCCGGGCTGGACCTGCACTATAGCCGCCAGCCGGACCACGAATCGGCCGGCTGGATCGACCTTGACGCCGCCGAAGTGACGGTCACCGGCAAAGGCGGCAAGAAACGCAGCGTGCCGGTGGGAAAACCGGCGATACAAGCGATTGCAGCCTGGCTGCCGCAACGCGCGGCGCTGCTCAAAAGCGACCAGGGCGAACATGCGGCAGCCTTGTTCCTGACCGAACGCGGCACACGCGTCTCGCCGCGCGTGGTGCAGTTGCGGCTGAAACATCACGCGCAGTCGCTCGGCATCGCCAGCAATGTGCATCCCCACGTGCTGCGTCATTCATTCGCCTCGCACATGCTGCAGGGTTCAGGCGACTTGCGTGCCGTGCAAGAACTGCTGGGACATGCGTCGATTGCCGCCACCCAGGTCTACACCTCGCTTGATTTCCAGCGCCTGGCGCAGGTATATGACGCCGCCCATCCGCGGGCAAAAAAAATCACCGACAAATAA
- a CDS encoding Fur family transcriptional regulator produces MAASSSRPHTAALAEAQLREVALRITPARIKVLAALLEARCAFSHQDMQDQFTEMDRVTLYRALDCLTDAGLAHKIAGDDRVFRYSAGTEHSESSHAAGHSGHATHQTQHQHGHFKCTRCAKIFCLDGSGDAGFLDSMLALGDSHAGSSTTPAKLRKQLQQALQDTLGKGFQGHEIELTIKGWCADCAH; encoded by the coding sequence ATGGCCGCCAGCAGCTCCCGTCCGCATACGGCGGCATTGGCCGAGGCCCAGCTGCGCGAGGTCGCGTTGCGTATCACGCCTGCCCGCATCAAGGTGCTGGCCGCCCTGCTGGAAGCACGTTGCGCTTTTTCTCATCAAGACATGCAAGACCAGTTTACCGAGATGGACCGGGTAACCTTGTACCGCGCCCTCGATTGCCTGACAGACGCCGGCCTGGCGCACAAGATCGCCGGCGACGACCGCGTCTTCCGCTATAGCGCCGGCACCGAACACAGCGAATCAAGCCACGCCGCCGGCCATTCCGGCCACGCCACACATCAAACCCAGCACCAGCACGGCCATTTCAAGTGCACCCGCTGCGCCAAAATATTCTGCCTGGATGGCAGCGGCGACGCAGGTTTCCTCGACAGCATGCTGGCGCTGGGCGACAGCCATGCCGGCAGCAGCACCACGCCGGCGAAGCTGCGCAAGCAGTTGCAGCAAGCCTTGCAAGACACGCTGGGCAAGGGTTTCCAGGGCCACGAGATCGAACTGACCATCAAGGGCTGGTGCGCAGACTGCGCGCATTGA
- a CDS encoding CobW family GTP-binding protein codes for MALIPTTILTGFLGAGKTTLLNRILQQQHGHKIAVIENEFGQENIDNEILVQDSTEQIVEMNNGCICCTVRGDLIVALTTLARRRAAGELNFDRVIIETTGMANPGPVAQTFFVDDEVAMHFMLDAIVTVVDAKHAMMQLDQQEEAQRQVGFADKLLLSKTDLVTTAEVTALTSRLKRINPRAPIITLDPQHTPIEEILDIRGFNLNAKLEIDPDFLATEEEHGHEHSGDDCDHPSHQHQGHGHHDHHHAHHDDEIAAFVFKSERPFDTARLDEFLGGLVQVYGPRMLRYKGVLLMDGADRKVVFQGVHQIMGSDVGGKWDANETRGSKMVFIGKNLPKDIFIRGLEQCLV; via the coding sequence ATGGCACTTATACCCACCACTATCCTGACCGGCTTTCTCGGCGCCGGCAAAACCACTTTGCTCAACCGCATCCTGCAACAGCAGCATGGCCATAAGATTGCCGTGATTGAAAATGAGTTCGGCCAGGAAAATATCGACAATGAAATCCTGGTCCAGGACAGCACAGAACAAATCGTCGAAATGAACAACGGCTGCATCTGCTGCACGGTGCGCGGCGACCTGATCGTCGCCCTGACCACTTTGGCGCGCCGCCGCGCCGCCGGCGAGCTGAACTTCGACCGGGTGATCATCGAAACCACCGGCATGGCCAACCCGGGGCCGGTAGCGCAAACCTTCTTTGTCGACGACGAAGTGGCGATGCACTTCATGCTCGATGCAATCGTCACCGTGGTGGATGCAAAACACGCGATGATGCAACTCGACCAGCAGGAAGAAGCGCAACGCCAGGTCGGTTTCGCCGACAAGCTGCTGCTCTCCAAGACCGACCTGGTGACGACGGCAGAGGTAACCGCCCTGACCAGCCGCCTCAAGCGCATCAACCCGCGCGCGCCGATCATCACCCTCGATCCGCAGCACACGCCGATAGAAGAAATCCTGGATATCCGCGGTTTCAACCTCAACGCCAAGCTGGAAATCGATCCTGACTTTTTGGCAACAGAGGAAGAACATGGCCACGAACACAGCGGCGACGATTGCGATCACCCCTCCCACCAGCACCAAGGGCACGGCCACCACGACCATCACCATGCACATCACGATGACGAAATCGCCGCTTTTGTTTTCAAAAGTGAAAGACCTTTCGACACTGCTCGCCTGGATGAATTCCTGGGCGGCCTGGTGCAGGTCTACGGACCGCGCATGTTGCGCTACAAAGGCGTATTGTTGATGGATGGCGCCGACCGCAAGGTAGTGTTCCAAGGAGTGCACCAGATCATGGGCAGCGACGTCGGCGGCAAATGGGACGCAAATGAGACACGCGGCAGCAAAATGGTCTTCATTGGCAAGAATCTGCCGAAAGACATCTTTATTCGCGGTTTGGAGCAATGTTTGGTATAA
- the dksA gene encoding RNA polymerase-binding protein DksA, which translates to MLTEEQILKMGEKDYMNEAQLAFFKARLQQLEIDLLKNAGETTEHLRETVLVPDPADRATIEEEHALELRTRDRERKLLKKVQQSIASIDAGEYGWCEETGEPIGIPRLLARPTATLSLEAQQRRELKQKLYGD; encoded by the coding sequence CTGTTGACCGAAGAGCAAATCCTCAAGATGGGCGAAAAGGACTACATGAATGAAGCGCAACTGGCTTTCTTCAAGGCGCGTTTGCAGCAGTTAGAAATCGACCTGCTCAAGAACGCCGGGGAAACCACGGAACATCTGCGCGAAACCGTCCTCGTGCCGGATCCTGCAGACCGCGCCACCATCGAGGAAGAACATGCGCTCGAATTGCGTACCCGTGACCGTGAGCGCAAGCTGCTGAAGAAGGTGCAGCAATCGATCGCATCGATCGACGCCGGCGAATACGGCTGGTGCGAAGAAACCGGCGAACCGATCGGCATTCCTCGTTTGCTGGCGCGTCCGACGGCAACCCTGTCGCTGGAAGCGCAACAACGCCGCGAACTGAAACAAAAGCTTTACGGCGATTGA
- a CDS encoding TonB-dependent receptor has translation MLVQRTLLSSAVLSALAVLSSAASAQADTAEAAKTLPPIVVSASPLNANVDTQILAPAKVLFGEELRNKTGASLGDTLSQELGVSASGFGAGASRPIIRGMEGPRVKILQNGMSVADVSSLSNDHAVATEAATARQIEILRGPAALLYGSGAIGGLVNVVNDRIPTELQKGISGEAEARYSSGDNGRSTSLVLDGSAGPIGMHLDGNWRDTGNYKIPEHATRNDADSASGRLPNSFTHETGVGAGASYIASWGYIGASVATLDDHYGIPTAEKSFIDLHQTRYDIAGQIDQPLAGFEKLTFKLGHTDYTHTEKQENGTPNTIFSNKSTESRWELAHKPLAGWHGTFGMQTEDMRFSALAAESGLPDTVPRTKSTSIAAFLVEERNFGPVLASAGLRLESVKRRPDADSGFADRKFNLASYSVGALWSFVPGYGFGPTVSIAQRAPAAEELYSNGPHESTATFDIGDPTLKKETSRNIELTLQKTSGLIRWKANLFQNHVSNYVFGRNAGAVDDSGAPDPDGEFTERFWSQADATIRGAEAEISYNLRGEGFSVRGFADTSRGRLDNMGNLPLQPASRYGVDLGYVQGAWRSGLTILRAQQQDRLATFESSETPGYTKIDANLSYTQQVGALQLTWFALAKNLLNQDIRLATSVLKDVAPQPGRSFVLGVRTKF, from the coding sequence ATGCTTGTCCAACGTACGCTGTTATCCAGTGCGGTCCTGTCCGCGCTGGCCGTTTTATCGTCTGCCGCATCGGCCCAGGCCGACACTGCCGAAGCGGCCAAGACCTTGCCGCCCATCGTAGTCAGCGCCAGCCCGCTCAACGCCAACGTCGACACCCAGATCCTGGCTCCGGCCAAGGTATTGTTCGGCGAAGAACTGCGCAACAAGACCGGCGCCTCGCTGGGCGACACCCTGTCGCAGGAACTCGGCGTGTCGGCCTCCGGTTTCGGCGCCGGCGCTTCCCGCCCCATCATCCGCGGCATGGAAGGTCCGCGCGTCAAGATCCTGCAAAACGGCATGTCGGTGGCCGACGTCTCCAGCCTGTCCAACGACCACGCGGTAGCCACCGAAGCCGCGACCGCGCGCCAGATCGAAATCCTGCGCGGCCCGGCCGCATTATTGTATGGGTCCGGCGCAATCGGCGGCCTGGTCAACGTCGTCAACGACCGTATTCCTACCGAGCTGCAAAAAGGCATCAGCGGCGAAGCCGAGGCCCGCTACAGCAGCGGCGACAACGGCCGCAGCACATCCCTGGTGCTGGACGGCTCGGCCGGACCGATAGGCATGCACCTGGACGGCAACTGGCGCGACACCGGCAACTACAAGATCCCGGAACACGCCACCCGCAACGACGCCGATTCGGCATCAGGCCGCTTGCCGAATTCGTTTACCCATGAAACCGGGGTCGGCGCCGGCGCCTCCTACATCGCGTCCTGGGGTTACATCGGCGCCTCGGTGGCGACCCTGGATGACCACTACGGCATCCCTACTGCGGAAAAATCCTTCATCGACCTGCACCAGACCCGCTACGACATCGCCGGCCAGATCGACCAACCGCTGGCCGGATTCGAAAAACTGACATTCAAACTAGGCCATACCGACTACACCCACACCGAGAAACAGGAAAACGGCACGCCAAATACGATCTTCTCCAACAAGTCGACCGAAAGCCGATGGGAGCTCGCCCACAAGCCGCTGGCCGGCTGGCATGGCACTTTCGGCATGCAAACCGAAGACATGCGCTTCTCGGCCCTGGCTGCCGAAAGCGGATTGCCAGACACCGTGCCGCGCACTAAGTCGACTTCGATCGCCGCCTTCCTGGTAGAGGAACGCAACTTCGGCCCGGTGCTGGCCAGCGCCGGCCTGCGCCTTGAATCGGTCAAGCGCCGCCCTGATGCCGACTCAGGTTTCGCCGATCGTAAATTCAATCTGGCGTCCTATTCGGTCGGCGCCTTGTGGAGCTTCGTGCCCGGGTACGGATTCGGTCCGACGGTGTCGATCGCGCAGCGCGCACCGGCTGCCGAAGAACTGTATTCCAACGGCCCGCACGAATCGACTGCCACTTTCGATATCGGCGACCCCACCTTGAAAAAAGAAACCTCGCGCAATATCGAACTGACCTTGCAAAAAACCAGCGGACTGATTCGCTGGAAAGCCAACCTGTTCCAGAATCACGTCAGCAATTACGTGTTTGGCCGCAATGCCGGCGCGGTTGACGACAGCGGTGCGCCCGATCCGGACGGCGAGTTCACCGAACGCTTCTGGTCACAGGCAGACGCCACCATCCGCGGCGCCGAAGCGGAAATCAGCTACAACCTGCGCGGCGAAGGTTTTTCGGTACGCGGTTTTGCCGATACCTCGCGCGGCAGGCTGGACAACATGGGCAACCTGCCGCTGCAGCCGGCCAGCCGCTACGGCGTCGATCTCGGTTATGTGCAAGGCGCATGGCGCAGCGGCCTCACCATCCTGCGCGCACAGCAGCAGGATCGGCTGGCGACCTTTGAAAGCAGCGAGACGCCGGGCTACACCAAGATCGATGCCAATCTTTCTTACACCCAGCAAGTCGGCGCGCTGCAGCTGACCTGGTTTGCCCTGGCCAAAAACCTGTTGAACCAGGATATCCGCCTGGCGACCTCGGTGCTGAAGGATGTCGCGCCGCAGCCTGGGCGCAGCTTCGTCCTTGGCGTACGCACCAAGTTCTAA
- the hslV gene encoding ATP-dependent protease subunit HslV, translating to MEQFHGTTILSVRRGNSVALGGDGQVTLGNVVMKGTARKVRKLYQGKVLVGFAGGTADAFTLLDLFEAKLEKHQGNLMRASVDLAKEWRTDRMLRRLEAMLLTADRETTLVITGNGDVLEPTDGIGAIGSGGTFAQSAAKALQENTELSPADIVKKSLVIAGELCIYTNQSHIIETLD from the coding sequence ATGGAACAATTTCACGGCACCACCATCCTCTCGGTACGGCGCGGCAACAGCGTTGCGCTGGGCGGGGATGGCCAGGTCACACTCGGCAATGTCGTCATGAAGGGCACCGCCCGCAAAGTTCGCAAGTTATATCAAGGCAAGGTACTGGTCGGTTTCGCCGGCGGCACCGCCGATGCATTCACCTTGCTCGACCTGTTCGAAGCAAAACTGGAAAAACACCAGGGCAACCTGATGCGGGCCTCGGTCGACCTCGCCAAGGAATGGCGCACCGACCGCATGCTGCGCCGGCTGGAAGCAATGCTGCTGACCGCCGACCGCGAAACCACACTGGTAATCACCGGCAACGGCGATGTGCTGGAGCCCACCGACGGCATCGGCGCGATCGGCTCAGGCGGCACTTTCGCCCAGTCGGCCGCCAAGGCGCTGCAGGAAAACACCGAGCTGTCGCCGGCCGATATCGTCAAGAAATCGCTGGTCATCGCCGGCGAGCTCTGCATCTACACCAACCAGTCGCACATCATCGAAACTCTCGATTAA
- the hslU gene encoding ATP-dependent protease ATPase subunit HslU, which produces MNMTPQEIVSELDKHVVGQDRAKRAVAIALRNRWRRQQIAEPLRHEITPKNILMIGPTGVGKTEIARRLAKLADAPFIKIEATKFTEVGYVGRDVDTIIRDLIDIGIKQTREAEMRKVRTRAEDAAEDRVIDILVPPARDFGFHPEQSSGDGENAGDKGSNTRQTFRKRLREGALDDKEIEIELSEAASQMEIMAPPGMEEMTEQIKSMFSGIGSNRKKNRKIKIKDAMKVLIEEEAAKLVNEDELKQKAISNVEQNGIVFLDEIDKIATRSQNSGGADVSRAGVQRDLLPLVEGTTVNTKYGMIKTDHILFIASGAFHLAKPSDLIPELQGRFPIRVELDSLSISDFERIMTGTDACLTKQYEALLATEGVTLEFAKEGVQRLAEIAFSVNEKTENIGARRLYTVMEKLLEEISFSATNASEKTMVIDAAYVDQRLGALVVNEDLSRYVL; this is translated from the coding sequence ATGAACATGACTCCGCAAGAAATAGTTTCAGAACTGGATAAACATGTAGTCGGCCAGGACCGCGCCAAGCGCGCAGTGGCGATCGCCCTGCGTAACCGCTGGCGGCGGCAGCAGATCGCCGAGCCGCTGCGCCACGAAATCACGCCCAAGAATATCCTGATGATCGGGCCTACCGGCGTCGGCAAGACCGAGATCGCGCGACGCCTGGCCAAGCTGGCCGATGCGCCTTTCATCAAGATCGAAGCCACCAAGTTTACTGAAGTCGGCTACGTCGGGCGCGACGTCGACACCATCATCCGCGACCTGATCGACATCGGCATCAAGCAAACCCGCGAAGCGGAAATGCGCAAGGTCCGCACACGCGCGGAAGACGCCGCCGAAGACCGGGTGATCGACATCCTGGTGCCGCCGGCGCGCGATTTCGGCTTCCATCCTGAACAGAGCTCGGGCGACGGCGAAAACGCCGGCGACAAGGGCAGCAACACCCGCCAGACCTTCCGCAAACGGCTGCGCGAAGGCGCCCTCGACGACAAGGAAATCGAGATCGAATTGTCGGAAGCGGCATCGCAAATGGAAATCATGGCGCCGCCCGGCATGGAAGAAATGACCGAGCAGATCAAGTCCATGTTTTCCGGCATCGGCAGCAACCGCAAGAAGAACCGCAAGATCAAGATCAAGGATGCGATGAAAGTCCTGATCGAAGAAGAAGCCGCCAAGCTGGTCAACGAAGACGAACTGAAGCAGAAAGCCATCAGCAACGTTGAACAGAACGGCATCGTGTTCCTGGACGAGATCGACAAGATCGCCACCCGTTCGCAGAACAGTGGCGGCGCCGACGTCTCGCGCGCCGGCGTGCAGCGCGACTTGCTGCCGCTGGTCGAAGGCACTACCGTCAACACCAAATACGGCATGATCAAGACCGATCACATCCTGTTCATCGCTTCGGGCGCTTTCCACCTGGCCAAACCGTCGGACCTGATTCCGGAACTGCAAGGCCGCTTCCCGATCCGGGTCGAGCTCGATTCCTTGTCGATCAGCGATTTCGAAAGGATCATGACCGGCACCGACGCCTGCCTGACCAAGCAGTACGAAGCGCTGCTAGCGACCGAAGGCGTGACGCTCGAGTTCGCCAAGGAAGGCGTGCAGCGGCTGGCGGAAATCGCTTTCTCGGTCAATGAAAAGACCGAGAATATAGGCGCCCGCCGGCTGTACACGGTGATGGAAAAACTGCTGGAAGAAATCTCGTTTTCGGCGACCAACGCCAGCGAGAAAACCATGGTGATCGATGCCGCTTATGTCGATCAGCGCCTTGGTGCTCTGGTAGTGAACGAAGACTTGTCGCGCTACGTGCTGTAA
- a CDS encoding type II secretion system protein N has protein sequence MKLQITKKLGRQSKRLPEFLSLLLFMLLCACTAYWVMQLVKPPLRAVTAPPQAEQAQIDVSLAAGLFGGRGTVTVASNYQLLGVVAAKKDGESVAILSADGKPAQAVRQGKELLPGTSVKEVHATYVLLSEGGVLKRVMLPEDARTKLGLNGAGPGGAAPVPAQMMQQAPNQDLPPEQPAVPVQDK, from the coding sequence GTGAAACTGCAAATAACCAAAAAACTCGGCCGCCAAAGCAAACGCCTGCCGGAATTCCTCAGCCTGCTGCTGTTCATGCTGCTGTGCGCCTGCACGGCATACTGGGTGATGCAACTGGTCAAGCCCCCGCTGCGTGCAGTGACGGCGCCGCCGCAGGCTGAACAGGCGCAGATCGATGTTTCGCTGGCGGCGGGCTTGTTCGGCGGCCGCGGCACAGTGACGGTGGCCAGCAACTACCAGTTGTTGGGCGTGGTCGCTGCGAAAAAGGACGGCGAGAGCGTGGCGATCCTGAGCGCCGACGGCAAGCCGGCGCAGGCAGTGCGGCAGGGCAAGGAGCTGCTGCCGGGAACCAGCGTCAAGGAAGTGCACGCAACCTATGTCTTGCTGTCTGAGGGTGGTGTTCTGAAGCGGGTGATGCTGCCGGAAGATGCGCGCACCAAGTTGGGACTGAACGGCGCGGGACCGGGCGGGGCTGCGCCGGTACCGGCCCAGATGATGCAGCAGGCGCCTAACCAGGATCTGCCGCCGGAACAGCCGGCGGTGCCGGTGCAGGACAAATAG